From a single Micromonospora sp. WMMD1102 genomic region:
- a CDS encoding LuxR C-terminal-related transcriptional regulator, whose amino-acid sequence MPERSELTRDPVGATRSGELARCRPGQWCAGRGDTVDASPARQPDGGGRRIEEILGDLDDGAHVVEVTGGPGIGRTRLLAEIARLAGAREIRVFSGAAPPDGVPLPAGPAGGRVRPGRPGQAYPLVDAVHALLEPYLSTGGPLVVVLDVPLGHPSGPGGSEDATGASGVAAPEPGGPPVATARSRRSQRRAGRAVPAALTNRERQVAELAGDGLTNREIAAALFVTEKTVEMHLTHVFAKLDVRNRVGLARRLHATGRSE is encoded by the coding sequence TTGCCTGAGCGCAGCGAACTCACCAGGGACCCGGTCGGCGCCACCCGTTCCGGTGAGCTGGCACGGTGCCGCCCCGGGCAGTGGTGTGCCGGACGGGGCGACACCGTCGACGCGAGCCCGGCGAGGCAGCCGGACGGAGGGGGACGGCGGATCGAGGAGATCCTCGGCGACCTCGACGACGGCGCACACGTCGTCGAGGTCACCGGCGGACCCGGGATCGGCCGGACCAGGCTGCTCGCCGAGATCGCCCGCCTGGCCGGGGCGCGGGAGATCCGCGTCTTCTCCGGTGCCGCGCCGCCGGACGGTGTACCGCTCCCGGCCGGTCCGGCCGGCGGCCGGGTGCGGCCCGGCCGACCCGGCCAGGCGTATCCGCTTGTCGATGCGGTGCACGCCCTCCTGGAGCCCTACCTGTCGACAGGCGGCCCACTGGTGGTGGTGCTCGACGTTCCGCTGGGGCACCCGTCGGGGCCGGGTGGATCCGAGGACGCCACCGGAGCATCCGGCGTCGCCGCGCCGGAGCCGGGTGGCCCGCCCGTCGCCACGGCCCGGTCCCGCCGGAGCCAGCGCCGGGCCGGTCGTGCCGTGCCGGCCGCCCTGACCAACCGGGAACGGCAGGTCGCCGAGCTGGCCGGTGACGGACTCACCAACCGGGAGATCGCGGCCGCGCTCTTCGTCACCGAGAAGACGGTCGAGATGCACCTCACGCACGTCTTCGCCAAGCTCGACGTCCGCAACCGGGTGGGCCTGGCCCGGCGGCTGCACGCGACCGGCCGGAGCGAGTGA
- a CDS encoding peptidase inhibitor family I36 protein, translating to MSMVTLFGTSAAASAGPVSASAQSTCLSQALCLYDGVGFTGAKYSVTSLNPSGTCVSLVDEGWGDRARSVVNTHGRSAAMFMNDDCLGGPYQVPANSSISDLGSFSPESVWVQR from the coding sequence ATGTCGATGGTGACTCTGTTCGGTACCTCCGCCGCCGCGTCGGCGGGCCCGGTGTCCGCGAGCGCCCAGAGCACCTGCCTGTCCCAGGCGCTCTGCCTGTACGACGGAGTCGGGTTCACCGGTGCGAAGTACTCGGTGACCTCGCTCAACCCCAGCGGCACCTGTGTCAGCCTGGTTGACGAGGGATGGGGTGACCGGGCCAGGTCCGTGGTCAACACGCACGGTCGCAGCGCGGCCATGTTCATGAACGACGACTGCCTCGGCGGCCCCTACCAGGTCCCCGCCAACTCCAGCATCTCCGACCTCGGCTCCTTCAGCCCGGAGAGCGTCTGGGTCCAGCGCTAG
- a CDS encoding response regulator transcription factor: MIRLLIVDDQQLVRAGLRALLENSDDIEIVGEAANGREAMAHGRATRPDLFLMDLKMPVMDGIAATAAIRADPLLRDTPVLVLTTFDDRDDVLDAVRAGATGYLLKDMDADALRSAVRAAVAGESPVSPPVARQMMAELARMPSRRARAQETAGLTDREREILAHVGRGLSNEEIGRALFLSPDTARTYVSRLLTKLSARDRAQLVVLAHRAGLVD; encoded by the coding sequence GTGATCCGGCTGCTCATCGTCGACGACCAGCAACTCGTCCGGGCGGGCCTGCGCGCGCTGCTGGAAAACAGCGACGACATCGAGATCGTCGGTGAGGCCGCGAACGGCCGCGAGGCGATGGCCCACGGACGCGCCACGCGCCCCGACCTGTTCCTGATGGACCTGAAGATGCCGGTCATGGACGGCATCGCCGCCACCGCCGCCATCCGGGCCGATCCGCTGCTGCGGGACACGCCCGTCCTGGTCCTGACCACCTTCGACGACCGGGACGACGTGCTGGACGCCGTCCGGGCCGGCGCCACCGGCTATCTGCTCAAGGACATGGACGCCGACGCGCTGCGCTCGGCGGTACGCGCGGCCGTCGCCGGTGAGTCACCGGTCAGCCCCCCGGTCGCCCGGCAGATGATGGCCGAGCTCGCCCGGATGCCGTCCCGCCGGGCCCGCGCCCAGGAGACAGCCGGGCTCACCGACCGGGAGCGGGAGATTCTCGCGCACGTCGGGCGGGGGCTCAGCAACGAGGAGATCGGCCGGGCCCTGTTCCTCAGCCCCGACACCGCCCGCACCTACGTGAGCCGGCTGTTGACCAAGTTGTCGGCCCGGGACCGGGCCCAGCTCGTGGTGCTGGCACACCGGGCCGGACTGGTGGACTGA
- a CDS encoding sensor histidine kinase, translated as MAVSWRSPSARMIDAVLFVGVTVVLSVVVSADQAGSRSPDVLAYLWAVGLGALMLIRRTMPRLVLGLTALGFFTYYIAGFPAVGVAVPISAALFSAAEAGHLRASVLTGAAVLTASTAFRVASGQSASFVLGYELASHAALIAAVIALGYSVRARRTLQRRTAQVVGLVTRQTAMDTAAHAREKRLRLARELHDSMGHSLSVASLFADVAREADGSRRSSALDQVRSAVSEAMTQLRSTVTLLRSADGEAPAEATLDDLPRLLEGPASAGYDVTLHRAEVSASPDVQTCVYRIVQESVTNTMRHSNATRIEVGLAAEDDVLEVTVRDNGSGGRAARFGAGHGIGGMRERAEALGGTLSVHSGSDGWRVRATLPGKARS; from the coding sequence ATGGCCGTGAGCTGGCGCTCTCCGAGCGCCCGGATGATCGACGCGGTGCTGTTCGTCGGCGTCACGGTGGTGCTGTCGGTCGTCGTCTCCGCCGACCAGGCCGGTTCCCGGTCACCGGACGTCCTGGCGTACCTCTGGGCGGTCGGGCTGGGCGCGCTGATGCTGATCCGGCGTACGATGCCACGGCTCGTGCTGGGCCTGACCGCGTTGGGGTTCTTCACCTACTACATCGCCGGGTTCCCCGCGGTCGGTGTGGCCGTACCCATCTCCGCCGCGCTCTTCTCCGCCGCCGAGGCCGGTCACCTGCGCGCCTCGGTGCTCACCGGTGCGGCCGTGCTGACCGCCTCGACCGCGTTCCGGGTCGCCTCCGGACAGTCCGCGTCGTTCGTCCTCGGCTACGAGTTGGCCAGCCACGCGGCGCTGATCGCCGCCGTCATCGCGCTCGGCTACAGCGTGCGGGCCCGCCGCACCCTCCAGCGGCGTACGGCGCAGGTGGTCGGCCTGGTCACCCGGCAGACCGCCATGGACACGGCGGCACACGCCCGGGAGAAGCGGCTCCGGCTGGCGCGTGAACTCCACGACTCGATGGGCCACTCGCTCTCGGTCGCCTCGCTCTTCGCCGACGTGGCGCGCGAGGCGGACGGCAGCCGTCGGAGCAGCGCCCTGGACCAGGTCAGATCCGCTGTCTCCGAGGCGATGACCCAGCTCCGGTCGACGGTCACGCTGCTGCGTTCCGCCGACGGCGAGGCCCCGGCCGAAGCCACCCTCGACGACCTGCCCCGGCTGCTGGAGGGACCCGCCTCCGCCGGCTACGACGTGACGCTGCACCGCGCGGAGGTCTCCGCGAGCCCCGACGTGCAGACCTGCGTCTACCGGATCGTCCAGGAGTCGGTCACCAACACCATGCGGCACTCCAACGCCACCCGGATCGAGGTCGGCCTCGCCGCCGAGGACGACGTGCTGGAGGTGACCGTGCGGGACAACGGCAGCGGCGGTCGGGCCGCCCGCTTCGGCGCCGGCCACGGGATCGGCGGCATGCGCGAGCGGGCGGAGGCGCTCGGCGGCACCCTCTCCGTCCACTCCGGATCCGACGGTTGGCGGGTCCGGGCCACCCTTCCCGGAAAGGCGAGATCGTGA
- the acpS gene encoding holo-ACP synthase: MRLGVDLMSVDELDRLAGRAWFTRYAFADVELAHADRLSGQRRREFLAGRFAAKEAVLKVLGTGLFEGIAPCDVAVLSRPGGAPQVELRRAATVAAERVGVGQVTVSITHKRGLVAAVALGW, encoded by the coding sequence GTGCGGCTCGGCGTTGACCTGATGTCCGTCGACGAGCTGGACCGGCTCGCCGGGCGGGCCTGGTTCACCCGGTACGCCTTCGCCGACGTCGAGTTGGCGCACGCCGACCGACTGTCGGGTCAGCGCCGTCGGGAGTTCCTGGCCGGCCGGTTCGCCGCCAAGGAGGCCGTGCTGAAGGTCCTCGGGACGGGGCTGTTCGAGGGCATCGCACCGTGCGACGTCGCCGTACTGTCCCGTCCCGGCGGTGCCCCGCAGGTCGAGCTGCGCCGGGCGGCGACCGTCGCCGCCGAACGGGTCGGCGTCGGTCAGGTCACGGTCTCCATCACGCACAAGCGCGGCCTCGTCGCCGCCGTCGCACTGGGCTGGTGA
- a CDS encoding acyl-CoA dehydrogenase family protein produces the protein MPEPLDDTLRELDGFCAEVSTDFRELGRLLDRDPDVIGDHLDRPGVRLSRFCAIPPRYWPGQEAPANLVGLLRTVLGQSVAWERLAYGDPNVWLASPGPALSGGVVDVLGTAEQADRYYHRLVAEPQHTFFGLTEPTKGSAATELTTTLTPAADGDGWILDGEKCYIGNGARAEFGVVFCRRAPGPLGIEAVLVDTDTPGFSGELLSTVGLRGARISRIRFDGVRVPAENLLGAHLRRTRRGLYGATQVLYRARPTIAAMALGCAQAVCDYVLAQRPALAGAARSDLDDVLDRIAAVRRLIRQGAADVDRGAVNSHRLGAAKAQAARLAEEATLLAARLLGPAALVEHPWLEKTYRDVRAFEIMEGTSNLHRLSVFRGVLKGNFLAPPEPGDASAAPGSGESHSTPELAGNGRAARR, from the coding sequence ATGCCTGAGCCGCTCGACGACACCCTGCGCGAGCTCGACGGGTTCTGCGCCGAGGTCTCCACCGACTTCCGCGAGCTGGGCCGGTTGCTGGACCGGGACCCGGACGTGATCGGCGACCACCTGGACCGGCCCGGGGTGCGCCTATCCCGGTTCTGCGCCATCCCGCCCCGGTACTGGCCCGGCCAGGAGGCGCCGGCGAACCTGGTCGGTCTGCTGCGGACCGTGCTGGGGCAGAGCGTGGCCTGGGAACGCCTCGCCTACGGCGACCCCAACGTGTGGCTGGCCAGCCCCGGCCCGGCGCTCTCCGGCGGCGTCGTCGACGTGCTCGGCACCGCCGAACAGGCCGACCGGTACTACCACCGGCTCGTCGCCGAGCCGCAGCACACCTTCTTCGGGCTCACCGAGCCGACAAAGGGCTCCGCCGCGACCGAACTGACCACCACGCTCACCCCGGCCGCCGACGGCGACGGCTGGATCCTCGACGGCGAGAAGTGCTACATCGGCAACGGCGCCCGCGCCGAGTTCGGGGTGGTCTTCTGCCGGCGGGCGCCCGGACCGCTCGGCATCGAGGCCGTACTCGTCGACACCGACACCCCCGGCTTCAGCGGGGAACTGCTCTCCACAGTCGGCCTGCGGGGTGCCCGGATCAGCCGGATCCGGTTCGACGGTGTCCGGGTGCCCGCCGAGAACCTGCTCGGGGCGCACCTGCGCCGGACCCGACGCGGCCTGTACGGCGCGACCCAGGTGCTGTACAGGGCCCGGCCCACCATCGCGGCGATGGCGCTGGGCTGCGCCCAGGCCGTCTGCGACTACGTGCTGGCGCAGCGTCCCGCGCTCGCCGGCGCCGCCCGGTCGGACCTCGACGACGTGCTGGACCGGATCGCCGCGGTGCGCCGGCTCATCCGGCAGGGTGCCGCCGACGTGGACCGCGGTGCGGTGAACAGCCACCGGCTCGGCGCGGCCAAGGCACAGGCCGCCCGGCTGGCCGAGGAGGCGACGCTGCTCGCCGCGCGGCTGCTCGGTCCGGCGGCGCTGGTGGAGCATCCCTGGCTGGAGAAGACCTACCGCGACGTACGCGCCTTCGAGATCATGGAGGGCACCAGCAACCTGCACCGGCTGTCAGTCTTCCGGGGCGTGCTGAAGGGCAACTTCCTGGCCCCGCCCGAGCCCGGCGACGCATCCGCCGCACCCGGGTCCGGCGAGTCGCACAGCACGCCCGAGCTGGCCGGGAACGGTCGTGCGGCTCGGCGTTGA